Proteins found in one Aspergillus chevalieri M1 DNA, chromosome 2, nearly complete sequence genomic segment:
- a CDS encoding small ubiquitin-related modifier domain-containing protein (COG:O;~EggNog:ENOG410PNMD;~InterPro:IPR029071,IPR000626,IPR022617;~PFAM:PF00240,PF11976;~go_function: GO:0005515 - protein binding [Evidence IEA]) — MRSFFRRPSWAKRGIEDSTPDFYRRSEHTYADIIAATKEARERSTIEFANNDQVADGKASKNRPTQNQVGVGEGTPSDKLSGVISDQNCSIGLGPGSHCVLQEEKELSSHGAQRMRSADKSDTVHNHNTSAPDRGPVADIQSIGRHCSHSSGLAPCMHEGTNNASDDESASEGIPRDNNQTKYKATGHDKSIQDDVVVQILITSEIENTKPLIVHRKASQSLREVRLAWCKRQGLPEDMQLSVFLTWKGRRLFDVTTCKSLGINNVKDNFDGFSDFHYSSVDDGRHIHMEAVTDDSFTFKQRQQRSPALSATESQAGPNPRAFGSHGRDVLMKIILRCPELDDFGAKVSQKSPVSQIISAFKDARRIPAQKCVHLLFDGDQLDPNACLLDYDIADQDMVDVLIR, encoded by the coding sequence ATGCGATCTTTTTTCAGGAGGCCGTCTTGGGCAAAAAGGGGAATTGAGGATTCGACCCCCGATTTCTATCGACGCTCGGAGCACACTTATGCTGATATTATCGCCGCAACAAAGGAAGCACGGGAAAGATCGACCATTGAATTCGCCAATAACGATCAAGTGGCTGATGGCAAGGCATCTAAGAATCGTCCAACCCAAAATCAGGTTGGTGTAGGGGAGGGTACACCATCAGACAAGCTCTCTGGGGTAATAAGCGACCAGAACTGTTCTATTGGGCTAGGTCCTGGTTCTCACTGTGTTTTacaagaggaaaaagagctCAGTTCGCATGGGGCGCAGCGAATGAGATCCGCTGATAAAAGTGACACTGTTCACAATCATAATACATCTGCGCCTGACCGTGGACCTGTAGCAGATATTCAGTCAATTGGCCGGCATTGCAGTCATTCTTCCGGCCTTGCTCCGTGTATGCACGAGGGAACGAATAATGCTTCTGATGATGAATCTGCCTCGGAAGGCATTCCACGTGATAATAACCAAACCAAATACAAAGCAACCGGGCATGacaagagcattcaagaTGATGTGGTCGTCCAAATACTTATAACATCAGAGATTGAAAACACGAAGCCATTAATTGTCCACCGAAAAGCGTCTCAATCATTGAGAGAGGTCCGCTTGGCATGGTGCAAGCGCCAAGGATTACCTGAAGATATGCAATTATCTGTATTCTTGACGTGGAAGGGCCGACGATTGTTCGATGTGACGACATGTAAAAGTTTGGGGATCAACAATGTCAAAGATAATTTTGATGGATTTTCGGATTTTCACTACTCATCAGTTGATGACGGCCGGCACATTCATATGGAAGCAGTTACGGATGATTCTTTCACTTTTAAACAGAGACAGCAACGATCGCCAGCATTATCTGCAACGGAATCTCAAGCTGGGCCAAATCCTCGTGCATTTGGAAGTCACGGGCGAGATGTGCTGATGAAGATAATTTTGAGGTGTCCCGAGCTCGATGACTTTGGGGCTAAAGTCAGTCAAAAGAGTCCAGTATCCCAAATCATCTCTGCTTTTAAGGACGCACGGAGAATACCTGCTCAGAAGTGTGTTCATCTTCTATTTGACGGTGATCAACTTGATCCCAATGCCTGCCTCTTGGATTATGACATTGCGGATCAAGACATGGTGGATGTCTTGATCAGATAA
- the gfa1 gene encoding glutamine--fructose-6-phosphate transaminase (isomerizing) GFA1 (BUSCO:EOG09260SRF;~COG:M;~EggNog:ENOG410PG0E;~InterPro:IPR035466,IPR029055,IPR017932,IPR035490, IPR001347;~MEROPS:MER0012158;~PFAM:PF13522,PF01380,PF13537;~go_function: GO:0097367 - carbohydrate derivative binding [Evidence IEA];~go_process: GO:1901135 - carbohydrate derivative metabolic process [Evidence IEA]), translated as MCGIFGYINYLVERDRKFILDTLLNGLSRLEYRGYDSAGLAIDGDKKKEVAAYKEVGKVAKLKELINECKPDLTKTFESHAGIAHTRWATHGTPSRQNCHPHRSDLNWEFSIVHNGIITNYKELRALLESKGFRFETETDTECIAKLTKYLFDQQPDIDFTVLAKAVVKELEGAFGLLIKSVHFPHEVIAARKGSPLVIGVRTSKKMKVDFVDVEYSEDKPLPAEQASQNVAIKKSATGLLAPPDKSLLHRSQSRAFLSDDGVPQPAEFFLSSDPSAIVEHTKKVLYLEDDDIAHVHEGQLNIHRLTKDDGTSNVRAIQTIELELQEIMKGAFDHFMQKEIFEQPESIVNTMRGRLDVANKQVTLGGLRQYISTIRRCRRIIFVACGTSYHSCMAVRGVFEELTEIPISVELASDFLDRQAPVFRDDTCVFVSQSGETADSLMALRYCLERGALTVGIVNVVGSSISLLTHCGVHINAGPEIGVASTKAYTSQFVAMIMFALSLSEDRASKQKRREEIIECLAKVSEQFKEILKLNEPIKQMCAKFFKHQKSLLLLGRGSQFPTALEGALKIKEISYLHCEAVMSGELKHGVLALVDENLPIIMILTRDNLFSKSLNAYQQVIARSGRPIVICNHDDPEFSSAQTEKIEVPKTVDCLQGLLNVIPLQLVAYWLAVGEGLNVDFPRNLAKSVTVE; from the exons ATGTG TGGTATCTTTGGTTACATCAACTATCTCGTTGAGAGAGACCGTAAATTCATCCTGGACACTCTGCTCAATGGACTTTCGAGACTCGAGTACCGTGGTTATGACTCGGCCGGACTTGCCATTGACGGcgacaagaagaaagaagtgGCTGCCTACAAAGAAGTCGGCAAGGTTGCGAAGTTGAAGGAGCTTATCAATGAATGCAAGCCGGACTTGACCAAGACTTTTGAGTCTCACGCCGGTATTGCTCACACACGCTGGGCTACCCATGGTACCCCTTCCCGCCAGAACTGTCATCCTCACAG ATCTGACTTGAACTGGGAATTCTCCATTGTCCACAATGGAATCATCACCAATTACAAGGAACTCAGAGCTCTCCTGGAGAGCAAGGGCTTCCGGTTCGAGACAGAGACCGATACCGAGTGCATCGCTAAACTTACCAAGTATTTGTTCGACCAGCAGCCGGACATTGACTTCACCGTCCTCGCAAAGGCCGTCGTGAAGGAACTCGAAGGTGCCTTTGGTCTCCTTATCAAGTCCGTGCATTTCCCTCATGAAGTCATTGCGGCTCGCAAGGGATCACCTTTGGTGATCGGTGTGCGGACttcgaagaagatgaaggtggACTTTGTCGATGTTGAGTACTCGGAAGATAAGCCCCTTCCTGCGGAGCAGGCCTCGCAGAATGTGGCCATCAAGAAGTCCGCTACGGGCCTCCTTGCTCCTCCCGACAAGTCGCTGCTGCACCGATCTCAGTCTCGTGCTTTCCTCTCCGATGATGGTGTTCCTCAGCCCGCAGAATTTTTCCTGTCTTCTGACCCCTCTGCGATCGTCGAGCACACGAAGAAGGTCCTTTATCTCGAAGATGATGACATCGCCCACGTCCACGAGGGTCAGCTGAACATTCATCGTCTGACCAAGGATGATGGCACCTCCAATGTTCGCGCCATTCAGACCATCGAACTTGAACTGCAGGAAATTATGAAGGGCGCATTTGACCATTTCATGCAAAAAGAAATCTTCGAACAGCCGGAGTCTATTGTGAACACCATGAGAGGTCGTCTGGATGTTGCCAACAAGCAGGTGACACTTGGTGGTCTTCGGCAGTACATTTCGACTATCCGCCGCTGCCGGAGAATTATTTTTGTTGCCTGCGGAACCAGCTACCATTCATGCATGGCCGTGcgtggtgtttttgaagaACTCACCGAGATTCCAATTTCCGTAGAACTGGCTTCCGACTTTTTGGACAGACAAGCACCGGTCTTCCGTGATGACACCTGTGTGTTCGTCTCCCAGTCCGGAGAGACCGCAGACTCTCTCATGGCCCTCCGCTACTGTCTGGAACGGGGCGCCTTGACGGTTGGAATTGTCAACGTCGTCGGATCTTCTATCTCCCTCCTAACACACTGTGGTGTTCACATTAACGCCGGTCCTGAGATCGGTGTGGCGTCCACGAAGGCGTACACATCGCAGTTCGTGGCTATGATCATGTTTGCTCTTTCTCTCAGCGAGGATCGCGCCTCGAAACAGAAGAGACGGGAGGAAATCATTGAATGCCTCGCCAAGGTTTCAGAGCAGTTCAAGGAGATCTTGAAGCTCAACGAACCTATCAAGCAGATGTGCGCCAAATTTTTCAAACACCAGAAGAGCTTGCTTTTGCTGGGACGAGGCAGCCAGTTCCCAACAGCCCTTGAAG GAGCTCTCAAAATTAAGGAAATCTCTTATCTCCACTGTGAAGCTGTCATGTCGGGTGAGCTGAAGCATGGTGTTCTCGCCCTTGTGGATGAGAACCTACCCATCATCATGATTCTCACGCGTGACAATCTTTTCTCGAAGTCCCTGAATGCGTATCAACAAG TCATTGCCCGCAGTGGTCGTCCCATTGTCATCTGTAACCACGATGACCCCGAGTTTTCTTCAGCCCAAACAGAGAAGATCGAGGTTCCAAAGACCGTCGATTGTCTTCAGGGTCTTCTCAATGTCATCCCGCTGCAGCTCGTTGCTTACTGGCTCGCTGTCGGGGAGGGTCTCAATGTTGATTTCCCTCGCAATCTGGCCAAGTCGGTTACCGTCGAGTAA
- a CDS encoding RNA methylation protein TRM112 (BUSCO:EOG09265F2Y;~COG:S;~EggNog:ENOG410PPKG;~InterPro:IPR039127,IPR005651;~PFAM:PF03966;~go_function: GO:0046982 - protein heterodimerization activity [Evidence IEA]) — protein sequence MKVVTVNFMTCAVKGCKASPASFPLHFHDAELELQELDFQAEFIQNIVPRLDWNGLQVTANELGFPKIPDTKPDGDALNDEQTLRDLHRLLLETQVMEGKLKCGNCGHEYMIKEGIANFLLPSHLV from the exons ATGAAAGTAGTTACTGTCAATTTTATGACCTGTGCTGTCAAGGGTTGCAAAGCATCACCGGCATCCTTTCCACTTCATTTCCATGATGCCGAACTTGAACTCCAGGAGCTAGATTTCCAGGCAGAATTCATACAGAACATTGTTCCTAGGCTTGATTGGAATGGACTGCAGGTAACTGCCAATGAG CTTGGTTTCCCTAAGATTCCAGACACAAAGCCAGATGGTGACGCTTTGAATGATGAGCAGACCCTAAGGGACCTGCACAGACTACTTCTGGAGACCCAGGTCATGGAAGGGAAATTGAAATGTGGGAACTGTGGACATGAGTATATGATCAAGGAAGGAATTGCAAATTTTCTTCTCCCCAGTCATTTGG TTTGA
- the set1 gene encoding histone methyltransferase SET1 (BUSCO:EOG09264CH7;~COG:B;~EggNog:ENOG410PH74;~InterPro:IPR035979,IPR001214,IPR024636,IPR012677, IPR024657,IPR003616,IPR017111;~PFAM:PF11767,PF11764,PF00856;~go_component: GO:0048188 - Set1C/COMPASS complex [Evidence IEA];~go_function: GO:0003676 - nucleic acid binding [Evidence IEA];~go_function: GO:0005515 - protein binding [Evidence IEA];~go_function: GO:0018024 - histone-lysine N-methyltransferase activity [Evidence IEA];~go_process: GO:0034968 - histone lysine methylation [Evidence IEA]), whose product MSRSTAGFADFFPTAPSVLQQKRSRAAQELPRPKLQNEHESSEERPACFAESNTVKDVMHSDTFAHQCSGSHDESGKISFETTGIGSLSFMSTGPSAAGSSLSQSGVPHLNEMHPDTLTPLTNVESSPPCKSSPRPTKIMNGVADANQVKARGEEQRTAITPLHTPPTPQPQTHAIGNRVSGCKLVYDPDSDRRSSSLSKDRRRKPEYVEIVSNEQNGCPPDPRLGIPNYTRGAGCKQKPKFRPSPYTLKPWPYDSATTIGPGPPTQIAVTGFDPLTPIAPINALFSSFGEIAEINNRTDPITGRFLGICSIRYKDTSSFRGGSPILAASAAKRAYLECKKEQRIGTRRIRVELDRDGVLAEKIVSKATDPRRLGQKKAEETKPDPLPKRNEPPPTAPKGPSGRSSMRPVPAIPEGPRAVFSKPAVPSLVEETPVLNQIKRDPYIFIAHCYVPVLSTTVPHLKKRLKLFNWKDIRCDKTGYYIIFENSRRGEEETERCYKICHMKPLFTYIMNMESQPYGNPNYERSPSPERLEAENRERAEAERLEKEAEIDVEEEKKLRVIDLDPCREVLTMIIRDLKDKLLEDVKSRIAAPALYDYLDPDRHAPKRKKLGIPDPEGTRRPTFRLDFDTSSETPDSRSELSNVQRPFGTSNLNILALPRIRKAHRLNREDAFLDERRKQPVRRREVRPLYHRLQQLHDHDDSDDDQRTPFTRDTDEQESRPLSRMSSSDSGSDNDEQSMPGTLQTSVTELPVRQYYNETEGSDLVTQNAPNPESNEINGLSPTSRKRKRINEVHERRKRQKENKESFDISSVGKTEDEQSKSPASLATEGDTTVTNCPSDIVLDSAILEEDQNSKESSERCDLGASICEKDHAEKVHDSADGIDGAGHPEESKTEVEWRVSNDEPRPTVLDDEAIILDLDGWQNLIKDEEDLHFLRDVLAGHPKASLGNLAAWAWRQKEIKALNRPGDIGPVHDETIIHGYYVANATGAARTEGRKRILESEKSKYLPHRIKVQKAREEREAKAKSDPQATAAEAARIAAAKTISKSTSRSTRVNNRRLIADINAQKQALPMQSGDGDVLRFNQLKKRKKPVRFARSAIHNWGLYAEENISANDMIIEYVGEKVRQQVADMRERQYLKSGIGSSYLFRIDENTVIDATKRGGIARFINHSCTPNCTAKIIKVDGSKRIVIYALRDIERDEELTYDYKFEREWDSDDRIPCLCGSTGCKGFLN is encoded by the exons ATGTCGCGCTCCACAGCCGGCTTCGCAGACTTCTTTCCCACTGCACCGTCAGTTCTCCAACAAAAGCGCTCCAGAGCCGCCCAGGAGTTACCGCGTCCAAAACTTCAGAATGAGCACGAGAGCAGCGAGGAACGCCCTGCATGCTTCGCCGAATCCAACACCGTCAAGGACGTGATGCATAGTGATACGTTTGCTCACCAATGTTCGGGGTCGCATGATGAATCGGGCAAGATATCGTTCGAAACTACAGGAATTGGATCTTTGAGCTTTATGAGTACAGGACCTTCAGCAGCTGGTTCTTCACTTTCCCAGAGCGGTGTGCCACACTTGAATGAAATGCATCCAGACACACTCACTCCGCTCACGAATGTTGAATCATCTCCACCTTGTAAATCAAGTCCTCGGCCGACAAAAATCATGAACGGTGTTGCCGATGCCAATCAGGTGAAAGCTCGAGGCGAAGAGCAACGAACCGCTATAACGCCTCTGCACACCCCTCCTACCCCTCAACCGCAGACACATGCCATTGGGAATAGGGTCAGCGGTTGTAAGTTGGTCTACGATCCCGATAGCGACCGACGGTCATCGTCATTGTCAAAGGACAGACGGAGGAAACCGGAATATGTGGAAATTGTTTCTAACGAGCAAAACGGATGCCCCCCGGATCCCCGTTTGGGAATCCCAAATTATACCCGGGGAGCCGGGTGCAAACAAAAGCCAAAATTCCGGCCATCTCCGTATACGTTGAAACCGTGGCCATATGACTCGGCAACTACGATAGGCCCTGGCCCTCCCACGCAGATAGCGGTCACGGGATTTGATCCCTTAACCCCAATCGCGCCCATAAACGCGCTTTTCTCGAGTTTTGGGGAGATCGCAGAAATCAACAATCGCACCGATCCTATTACGGGCAGATTCCTGGGTATCTGCTCCATCAGATACAAAGATACTAGTTCGTTTCGGGGGGGAAGTCCAATACTTGCAGCCAGCGCGGCCAAACGAGCCTATCTCGAATGCAAAAAAGAGCAACGCATTGGAACTCGCAGAATAAGGGTGGAATTGGATCGCGATGGTGTGCTCGCGGAAAAAATTGTGTCCAAGGCTACTGATCCTCGGAGGTTGGGTCAAAAGAAAGCAGAAGAAACAAAACCTGATCCCCTACCCAAGAGGAACGAGCCTCCTCCAACAGCACCGAAAGGTCCTTCGGGGAGATCCTCGATGCGCCCGGTACCTGCCATACCTGAAGGGCCGAGGGCAGTCTTTTCGAAGCCCGCCGTACCGTCTCTAGTTGAAGAGACACCAGTGCTAAACCAAATCAAGCGTGACCCCTATATCTTCATCGCACATTGCTATGTGCCGGTTTTGAGCACGACTGTTCCACATTTGAAAAAGAGACTCAAGCTGTTCAACTGGAAAGATATTCGTTGCGATAAGACCGGATACTATATCATATTCGAAAATTCTCGGCGCGGAGAGGAGGAAACTGAACGCTGCTACAAAATATGTCACATGAAGCCACTGTTTACCTATATCATGAACATGGAAAGCCAGCCATACGGTAACCCTAATTACGAGCGAAGCCCAAGCCCTGAACGCCTCGAAGCGGAGAATAGAGAGAGAGCCGAAGCAGAGAGATTGGAAAAGGAGGCCGAGATTGAtgtggaggaagagaagaaactCCGGGTGATCGATTTGGATCCTTGCAGGGAAGTTTTGACCATGATTATCCGAGATTTGAAAGACAAGCTTCTCGAAGATGTGAAATCGCGCATCGCAGCACCTGCATTATATGATTATCTTGATCCAGATCGCCATGCGCCTAAGAGAAAGAAATTAGGCATTCCTGATCCAGAAGGGACCAGACGGCCCACATTTCGTCTTGATTTCGATACATCCAGCGAAACACCGGATTCCCGCTCGGAGTTGTCCAATGTTCAACGGCCTTTCGGCACGTCCAATCTTAATATCCTTGCCCTTCCGCGGATTCGAAAAGCGCATCGTTTAAACCGGGAGGATGCTTTCTTGGATGAAAGGCGCAAACAACCTGTGCGAAGGAGGGAAGTGCGGCCTCTTTACCACCGATTACAACAACTACATGATCACGATGATTCAGATGACGATCAACGAACACCGTTCACCAGGGATACTGACGAGCAGGAGAGCCGGCCTCTTAGCCGAATGAGTTCAAGTGATTCGGGGTCTGATAACGATGAGCAATCTATGCCTGGAACTTTACAAACCTCGGTCACCGAACTCCCGGTACGTCAATATTACAACGAAACGGAGGGGTCTGATCTTGTCACGCAGAACGCACCCAATCCGGAATCCAATGAAATTAATGGCCTTTCTCCGACATCTCgcaagagaaagagaataaaCGAAGTCCATGAGAGACGCAAGaggcaaaaagaaaacaaggaaTCGTTTGATATCAGTTCCGTCGGCAAAACTGAAGACGAGCAGTCGAAATCGCCTGCCTCACTCGCAACAGAAGGTGATACAACTGTAACGAATTGTCCCTCAGACATTGTATTGGACTCTGCGATATTAGAAGAAGATCAGAATTCCAAGGAATCTTCAGAGAGATGCGACCTAGGGGCTTCCATATGCGAGAAGGACCATGCTGAAAAAGTACATGATTCTGCTGATGGTATTGATGGAGCGGGTCACCCAGAAGAATCAAAAACGGAAGTGGAATGGCGGGTGTCTAACGACGAACCCCGTCCAACTGTCCTGGATGACGAGGCGATTATCCTGGATCTCGATGGTTGGCAGAATTTGATaaaggatgaagaagatctACATTTCTTGCGAGATGTTCTAGCAGGCCACCCGAAGGCCAGTCTTGGGAACTTAGCAGCATGGGCGTGGAGGCAAAAGGAGATAAAAGCCCTGAACCGTCCGGGGGATATTGGTCCTGTGCATGATGAGACGATCATTCATGGTTATTACGTCGCTAATGCAACAGGCGCTGCTCGAACAGAGGGGAGGAAGAGAATATTGGAGTCAGAAAAGTCAAAATACCTACCCCATCGGATCAAGGTCCAGAAGGCTCGAGAGGAAAGGGAGGCTAAAGCGAAGAGCGATCCTCAAGCTACTGCCGCTGAGGCTGCCAGAATTGCCGCTGCGAAAACGATTTCGAAGTCAACTTCAAGATCAACAAGAGTCAATAACCGCCGTCTTATTGCCGATATCAATGCGCAGAAACAAGCCCTTCCCATGCAAAGTGGAGACGGCGATGTTCTTCGCTTCAACCAGTTGAAGAAACGGAAAAAGCCTGTACGCTTCGCTCGTTCTGCGATCCACAACTGGGGGCTTTATGCCGAGGAAAACATATCAGCGAACGATATGATCATCGAATATGTAGGAGAGAAGGTACGACAGCAGGTCGCAGATATGAGAGAGAGGCAATACTTGAAAAGTGGCATTGGCAGCAGCTATCTCTTCCGTATCGATGAGAACACCGTCATAGATGCAACGAAACGGGGCGGCATCGCCAGGTTTATTAACCACAGCTGTACGCCTAATTGTACTGCCAAGATCATCAAGGTCGATGGCAGTAAACGGATCGTTATATATGCTTTGAGAGACATTGAGCGAG ACGAGGAATTGACTTATGACTACAAATTTGAAAGGGAATGGGACAGTGATGACAGGATTCCATGTCTCTGCGGCTCTACTGGCTGTAAAGGATTCCTTAATTGA
- a CDS encoding lumazine synthase RIB4 (BUSCO:EOG09264OYZ;~COG:H;~EggNog:ENOG410PMH7;~InterPro:IPR036467,IPR034964,IPR002180;~PFAM:PF00885;~go_component: GO:0009349 - riboflavin synthase complex [Evidence IEA];~go_function: GO:0000906 - 6,7-dimethyl-8-ribityllumazine synthase activity [Evidence IEA];~go_process: GO:0009231 - riboflavin biosynthetic process [Evidence IEA]), which translates to MASLKGPGAAPTYDGSGLRIAIVHARWNMAIISPLLEGAKKQLFSAGVREENITVETVPGSYELPFAAQRMYAASQIQAAKGSPSAEGVSATDLLSSSTTDLSKASTTTSQSSAASRPFDAVIAIGVLIKGSTMHFEYICDAVTHGLMRIQIESGVPVIFGVLTLLNEEQGLERAGLGKSGMHNHGEDWGNAAVELGVKRANWAEGRV; encoded by the exons ATGGCATCTTTGAAAGGACCAGGTGCTGCACCGACCTATGACG GTTCTGGGCTCCGGATCGCAATTGTGCACGCGAGATGGAACATGGCGATAATTAGCCCTCTGTTGGAGGGTGCCAAAAAGCAGCTGTTTTCGGCCGGTGTTCGAGAGGAAAATATCACTGTGGAAACCGTCCCAGGCAGTTATGAGTTGCCATTTGCTGCTCAGCG GATGTATGCGGCCTCGCAGATTCAAGCTGCTAAAGGCTCCCCGTCAGCCGAAGGCGTGAGTGCTACGGATCTGCTATCATCATCGACTACGGATCTCAGCAAGGCCTCTACCACGACATCacaatcatctgctgcatCTCGACCGTTTGATGCTGTTATCGCCATTGGTGTCTTGATCAAGGGATCGACCATGCACTTTGAGTACATTTGTGATGCCGTGACTCATGGGCTGATGCGTATCCAAATTGAATCCGGTGTACCGGTCATCTTTGGCGTGCTCACCCTCTTAAACGAAGAACAAGGCCTGGAAAGAGCTGGGTTGGGTAAGAGTGGCATGCACAACCATGGAGAAGACTGGGGAAATGCTGCCGTGGAGCTTGGCGTGAAGAGAGCAAACTGGGCTGAGGGTAGAGTCTAA
- the LSM6 gene encoding U4/U6-U5 snRNP complex subunit LSM6 (COG:A;~EggNog:ENOG410PRHI;~InterPro:IPR016487,IPR010920,IPR001163;~PFAM:PF01423;~go_component: GO:0005732 - small nucleolar ribonucleoprotein complex [Evidence IEA];~go_process: GO:0000398 - mRNA splicing, via spliceosome [Evidence IEA]), which translates to MENGAPSDGKDPSAFLSEIIGAPVTVKLNSGVVYKGELQSVDGYMNIALEKTEEYVNGALRKSFGDAFVRGNNVLYISAQ; encoded by the exons ATGGAGAACGGTGCGCCATCGGATGGCAAGGACCCATCAGCATTCCTTAGTGAAATCATTGGAGCACCAGTAACTGTGAAACTGAATTCTGGGGTTGTCTACAAAG GCGAACTCCAATCAGTGGATGGTTACATGAACATTGCTTTAGAAAAAACCGAGGAATATGTGAACGGGGCTTTGAGAAAAAGTTTTGGTGATGCTTTTGTCCGCGGAAACAATG TTCTTTACATTTCCGCGCAATGA
- the MRI1 gene encoding S-methyl-5-thioribose-1-phosphate isomerase (COG:J;~EggNog:ENOG410PFRZ;~InterPro:IPR042529,IPR011559,IPR005251,IPR000649, IPR037171;~PFAM:PF01008;~go_process: GO:0044237 - cellular metabolic process [Evidence IEA];~go_process: GO:0044249 - cellular biosynthetic process [Evidence IEA]), with translation MTLQAIRYVDGDLTIIDQLKLPFVEEYIPIRTAEEGWHAIKEMRVRGAPAIAIVAALALASELHQLTTNKKLSAVAEEVRVFIVEKLHYLVTSRPTAVNLSDAAYKLEALVTERANTAGSAGHDIATVFIRAAENMMVKDVEDNKRIGQNGAQWILANALKSGASKTSILTHCNTGSLATSGYGTALGVIRSLASNNGLRHAYCTETRPYNQGSRLTAFELVHDGLPATLITDSMAAALLARTDADVNAIVVGADRVAANGDTANKIGTYGLAVLARYHGVKFLVAAPLTTIDLATKSGNEVIIEERPASEVTRIKGPSQKDDATGGLSLETINIAAKGINVWNPAFDITPATLIDGIITEVGVAEKDPSGHFHLDRLFP, from the exons ATGACGCTACAAGCAATCCGATATGTTGATGGTGATCTCACCATAATTGATCAATTAAAACTCCCTTTTGTCGAGGAGTACATACCTATACGAACAGCCGAGGAGGGCTGGCATGCAATAAAAGAAATGCGAGTGAGGGGTGCACCTGCCATTGCCATTGTGGCTGCACTTGCACTTGCATCTGAACTTCACCAGCTTACCACCAACAAAAAGCTGTCGGCTGTTGCAGAAGAGGTTCGAGTCTTTATTGTGGAAAAATTACATTATCTCGTCACCAGTAGACCAACTGCTGTCAATCTCAGCGATGCTGCTTATAAGCTTGAGGCATTGGTGACCGAACGTGCGAATACAGCAGGATCAGCTGGCCATGATATCGCCACTGTCTTTATCCGCGCAGCTGAAAATATGATGGTCAAAGATGTGGAGGATAACAAAAGAATTGGGCAGAACGGGGCTCAGTGGATCCTTGCAAATGCCCTCAAGTCGGGCGCTTCTAAAACTTCTATTCTCACACATTGCAATACAGG TTCCCTTGCGACTTCTGGTTATGGAACAGCACTGGGTGTAATTCGTTCTCTCGCCTCAAACAATGGGCTGCGCCATGCGTATTGTACAGAGACTCGACCATACAATCAGGGTTCCCGTTTGACGGCTTTCGAGTTAGTCCACGACGGTCTCCCTGCTACTTTGATCACCGATTCAATGGCAGCTGCTCTACTCGCGCGGACAGATGCCGACGTGAATGCGATTGTAGTGGGAGCAGACAGGGTGGCAGCCAATGGGGATACTGCAAACAAAATAGGAACATATGGCTTAGCAGTCTTGGCAAGATATCACGGTGTCAAATTCCTTGTTGCTGCACCACTCACTACAATCGACCTGGCTACTAAATCAGGCAATGAAGTCATCATTGAAGAGCGTCCTGCTTCTGAGGTAACAAGGATCAAAGGTCCCAGCCAAAAAGATGATGCTACTGGAGGCCTATCCTTGGAAACTATAAACATCGCAGCAAAGGGAATCAACGTCTGGAATCCAGCATTTGATATCACGCCTGCAACACTCATTGATGGTATAATCACAGAAGTCGGTGTTGCAGAAAAGGATCCTAGCGGACATTTTCACTTGGACCGTTTATTCCCCTGA